One Ananas comosus cultivar F153 linkage group 1, ASM154086v1, whole genome shotgun sequence DNA window includes the following coding sequences:
- the LOC109719524 gene encoding probable membrane-associated 30 kDa protein, chloroplastic, with translation MAALKPPATSATSLPFSAAAPPPPPLSATLRPYSARVSASRRPPGTSFFNGGVKSLKVVLVQTKNLDRLRCGALRTQMNLFDRLARVVKSYANAVISSFEDPEKILDQTVLEMNDDLTKMRQATAQVLASQKRLENKYKAAQQASDDWYRRAQLALEKGDEDLAREALKRRKSYADNASSLKAQLDQQKSVVDNLVSNTRLLESKIAEAKSKKDTLKARAQTAKTATKVSEMIGNVDTSSALSAFEKMEEKVLAMESQAEALNQLTTDDLEGKFAMLESSSVDDDLAKMKRELSEGSVKGELPDGRTAISSSNAAFPFRDSEIENELNELRRKAKEY, from the exons ATGGCGGCGTTGAAGCCCCCCGCTACCTCCGCCACTAGTCTCCCCTTCTCCGCCGCGgccccgcctccgccgccgctctccGCCACCCTCCGCCCCTACTCGGCTAGGGTTTCCGCCTCTCGCCGCCCTCCCGGGACCTCCTTCTTCAATGGCGGAG TGAAATCCTTGAAAGTTGTGCTAGTTCAAACAAAAAACTTGGATAGATTGAGATGTGGGGCTCTTCGTACCCAAATGAACCTATTTGATCGACTAGCAAGGGTCGTCAAA TCCTATGCAAATGCAGTCATTAGTTCCTTTGAAGATCCGGAGAAGATCTTGGATCAAACAGTTCTTGAGATGAATGATGACTTGACTAAGATGCGCCAGGCGACTGCACAG GTATTGGCTTCTCAGAAGCGCTTGGAGAACAAATATAAGGCTGCACAACAAGCTTCTGATGATTG gTATCGCAGAGCACAACTTGCtcttgagaaaggagatgaggATCTTGCTCGTGAAGCCCTAAAAAGACGTAAATCTTATGCT GACAATGCAAGCTCCTTGAAGGCACAGCTTGATCAACAGAAGAGTGTGGTGGATAATCTTGTCTCTAATACTCGG CTTTTAGAGAGCAAGATAGCAGAGGCCAAGTCGAAAAAGGATACTCTAAAAGCCCGTGCTCAAACAGCCAA GACTGCGACAAAAGTGAGCGAAATGATAGGAAATGTGGATACAAGTAGTGCTCTTTCAGCATTTGAGAAGATGGAGGAAAAGG TTTTAGCGATGGAATCGCAAGCTGAGGCCCTTAATCAGTTAACAACTGACGATCTCGAAGGGAAG TTTGCAATGCTCGAGAGCTCATCAGTGGATGATGATCTTGCGAAAATGAAAAGAGAATTATCAGAAGGCTCTGTG AAAGGAGAACTTCCTGATGGTAGAACAGCAATCAGCAGTTCAAATGCAGCTTTTCCTTTCCGAGACTCTGAGATCGAGAACGAGCTTAACGAGCTTCGGAGAAAGGCCAAAGAGTATTAG